The Candidatus Binatia bacterium genome includes the window CCGACACGACCGGCGCGCCCATCCGGAGCAATGCGATTCCCGTGAGCCCCGCTCCGATTGATTCGGGGAGGACGGTCGTGCCGGCCCATCCGGCCCAGCCCGAAACCCTCCGCTACTTCCAGCCGATCGATTCCTCCGTGGCGGGGAAGGCTCCCGCGCCCAACCTCGTGCCGGTTCCGCCCAGGAAGAGGGGCGGCATTTTCGGGCTCGGATCGGCCGTGGTCATCCTGAGCCTCGCCGTGGTGCACTTCTTCGTCGTGAAGGCGGTGAAGTGATGGCGCTTCGCCGGCATCCGGGCGGCGGCGCACTCGATGCGCTGCGTGTGCGGTGGCATCCGAGGGACTTCCCGCTCCGCGCCGCGGCCGAAGCGGTGCTCCGGGCGGCGCTGCGCGAGCTCTCGCTGGAGCACGTGGTGCGCGACCTGCACGTGCGCGTGGACCAGGACAATCGCGACGACCACGCCTACATCGAGTGGAACACGCACGATCACCGGGCCGCCCGGCTCTCGTTCGCGATCGGGAATTTCGTGACGCGCGCGCGCCGCCGGGCCTGGGCGCGCACGTGGGGCAAGCGGCCGGGCACGCCGCCGCTCACCGCGCGACAGTTCTCCGCCCGGAGCTTCTCGGAGGCCTGCCTGCACGAGCTCTCGCACCTTCGCGACGACCACCAGTCGGGCGTCGATCTGACCGGCGCTCCCGCGTCGGACCGCGAGGCCCTGAACGAGCTCTGGAACGTCTGGATCGACGGACGGCTGAACCGCCGGGGCCTTCCCGCCATGACGCGGGGCGAGCGCCGCCGCGTCTACGTCCGGACCCTGCGCGGCACGCCGCGCTTCCGCGCGCGCGGGGAGCGCGTCTTCCAGGCGCTCTGGAACGCCGATCACCTGGGGCCGCGCGAGCTGCGCGCCTATCTCGCCGAGCTCACGACGCCGCTGCGCGGCGCGACGACCCCCGCCGCGCGCCCACGCCGCCCGAAGGCGACTCGACCGAACGCCCGAGTCAAAATCACCCGGAGCCGCCGGACCCGATGAGCGAAGAGACGCTCCCCGGGGCCGCCGGGCTCCTCACGGAAGAGGAGCGCCTGCGGTTCCTCGTGCGCGCTTCGCGCGAGCTGGCGCTCTTGAAGCGCGACGCCCTGGCGCGGCGCGCGCGGGACCTCTTCCTGGGCGCGGGGTCGTTCTCCGAGTTCTCGCTCTGGGTGCTCGATCCGCGGACCGAGCTGCTCTATCCCTGGACCCTCTGCAACACCCCCGTCGTCGGGCGCCGCCCCAGGCTCACGCCGGGGCAGGGGCTGGCGGGGCAGGCCTGCGCCGACGAGGCGCCCGCGTTCCACGCCGAGCTGCCCGAGGCCCTCTATACGCCGTTCGAGTGGGGCGGCCGCCCGCGCGCGCAGCTGCGCGGCGTGCTCACCGTGCCGCTCCGCCAGGGCGCCGAGCCGCTCGGCGTGGTCGTGATGCTCGGCGACGCGGGGGTCACGGGAACGCCCCCCTCCTCCGAGGAGATCGCGTTCTTCGGCGAGCTGGGCGCGCAGCTCTCGATCGCGGTCGGCAACGCGCGCATCTACGCCGACGCCATGCGCGAGAAGGTGCAGAACCAGCTCTTGCTGGAGCTGGGAACGCGCATCTCGGGAAGCCTCGACACCGAGCGGCTCATGGAGCAAATCCTGGATCTCGTGTTCCAGGTCGTGCGCTACGACGCCGCGGGCATCTACCTCGTCGACAAGAAGACCCAGTGGATCACGCGCCAGACCATCCGCGGCTACGACCCCGCGCGCGACGACGCCGTGCGGCTCAAGGTGGGAAGCGGCCTGATCGGCTGGGTGGCGAAAGCGGGCCAGGGGGTGATCGTGGCCGACGTCCGCAACGACCCGCGCTATCGAAACGCGCGCGACGAGACGCGCAGCGAGATGGTCGCTCCCATCCGGATCGGGAGCGAAGTGATCGGCGCCTTCAACCTCGAGTCCGACGAGCCCGACGCCTACGAGGTGGAGGACATGGAATTATTGATGTCCTTCGCCACCCAGGCCGCCGTGGCCATCGAGCGCACGCGCCTCCACGAGGAGGTGCTCGAGAAGCGGCGGCTGGACGAGGAGATCACGATCGGCCAGCGGATCCAGCGCTCCTTCCTCCCGGCCCGAAACCCCGAGGTGCGGAACTTCGACATCGCGGGCGCCAACTACTCGTCGGACCGGGTGGGAGGCGACTACTACGACTTCATCCGGATCGCCGACGAGCACCTGGGCATCGTGGTCGGCGACGTCTCGGGCAAGGGGATCGCGGCGGCCCTCATCATGGCGGCGTTCCGCGCCTCGCTCATCGCCGAGATCCGGAACAACTACGCGATGCGCACGACCATGGCCAAGGTGAACCGGCTCCTCTGGGAGAGCGTCGAGCCCGACCGCTTCGTGACCTCGCTCTTCGGCGTGCTCGACACCGTGGCGCGGCGGTTCACGTACGTGAACGCGGGGCACAACCCGGCGCTCCTCTACCGGGCGGCGACGGGCCA containing:
- a CDS encoding SpoIIE family protein phosphatase encodes the protein MSEETLPGAAGLLTEEERLRFLVRASRELALLKRDALARRARDLFLGAGSFSEFSLWVLDPRTELLYPWTLCNTPVVGRRPRLTPGQGLAGQACADEAPAFHAELPEALYTPFEWGGRPRAQLRGVLTVPLRQGAEPLGVVVMLGDAGVTGTPPSSEEIAFFGELGAQLSIAVGNARIYADAMREKVQNQLLLELGTRISGSLDTERLMEQILDLVFQVVRYDAAGIYLVDKKTQWITRQTIRGYDPARDDAVRLKVGSGLIGWVAKAGQGVIVADVRNDPRYRNARDETRSEMVAPIRIGSEVIGAFNLESDEPDAYEVEDMELLMSFATQAAVAIERTRLHEEVLEKRRLDEEITIGQRIQRSFLPARNPEVRNFDIAGANYSSDRVGGDYYDFIRIADEHLGIVVGDVSGKGIAAALIMAAFRASLIAEIRNNYAMRTTMAKVNRLLWESVEPDRFVTSLFGVLDTVARRFTYVNAGHNPALLYRAATGQFDTLEPTGPLLGTFESATYKERVVEIRPGDVLVMYSDGVTEAMSPSGELFGEERLRREIEARKTDPATVQLRGIWEAVQAFQGGEQDDDVTIVVVRGMAA